The Hyphomonas sediminis genome contains a region encoding:
- the argS gene encoding arginine--tRNA ligase — protein sequence MTSLAKELSAAAGAAFEAMGLEARFGEVRRSDKPELADFQCNGAMAAAKAAGKNPREIAGEIAAKLKEHGSVLSAEVAGPGFINLRVSDAALSARAEGVRGDAMAGAEKAADAQVTVIDFGGANVAKPMHVGHLRSAVIGDTLQRLLRFLGDEVTSDVHLGDWGLQMGHLVTELQDEQPGLIYFDAAYTGPYPAEPPVTIDDLGRLYPQASNKAKSDEARNERSQKAVAEMQAGRAGYRALLRHFIDVSVEALKLDYGFLGVSFDLWKGESDVDGLIPGLVERFKEAGLAQLSDGAWIVPVARESDKKEMPPVMLVNSRGGTGYHTTDLATILDRMDTLTPAPERMLYVVDQRQALHFEQVFRAADLLGLIAEDRLEHIGFGTVNGPDGKPFKTREGGVLRLADLQAMAMEEAEKKLSAANLPADMGAEERFDVAKKVAVAALRFSDLMNTRTTNYVFDLDRFTSFEGKTGPYLMYAAVRVKSVLRKAAENGHSAGKVMVNADAERALVLQLDGFGAALLGAREKRMPHILCEHLYSLAQAFSSFYAALPIAAETDAEKRASRLALADAVRHQLETGLGLLGIDVPERM from the coding sequence ATGACCAGCCTCGCAAAGGAATTGTCGGCAGCCGCAGGCGCCGCCTTCGAAGCCATGGGCCTTGAGGCACGGTTTGGCGAAGTGCGCCGGAGCGACAAGCCGGAGCTGGCCGACTTCCAGTGCAACGGCGCAATGGCCGCCGCCAAGGCCGCCGGCAAGAACCCGCGCGAGATCGCCGGGGAGATTGCGGCGAAGCTGAAAGAGCATGGCAGCGTGCTGTCCGCCGAAGTGGCCGGACCGGGCTTTATCAACCTGCGTGTGTCCGATGCCGCCCTTTCGGCGCGGGCCGAGGGCGTGCGCGGCGACGCGATGGCGGGCGCCGAGAAAGCGGCGGACGCTCAGGTCACCGTGATCGACTTTGGCGGCGCGAATGTGGCCAAGCCCATGCATGTGGGCCACCTGCGCTCCGCCGTGATCGGCGATACGCTCCAGCGCCTGCTGCGCTTCCTGGGCGATGAGGTCACTTCCGACGTGCACCTTGGCGACTGGGGCCTGCAGATGGGCCACCTCGTCACCGAGCTGCAGGACGAGCAGCCGGGGCTGATCTATTTCGATGCCGCCTATACCGGCCCCTACCCGGCTGAGCCGCCCGTCACCATCGACGATCTGGGCCGGCTGTACCCGCAGGCCAGCAACAAGGCGAAATCCGACGAGGCGCGCAACGAGCGCAGCCAGAAGGCCGTCGCCGAGATGCAGGCAGGCCGGGCGGGCTACCGCGCGCTGCTGCGCCATTTCATCGATGTGTCGGTCGAGGCGCTGAAACTCGATTATGGCTTCCTGGGCGTTTCCTTCGACCTGTGGAAAGGCGAGAGCGATGTGGACGGCCTCATCCCCGGCCTCGTGGAGCGCTTCAAGGAAGCCGGCCTTGCGCAGCTGAGCGATGGCGCGTGGATCGTGCCGGTGGCGCGCGAGAGCGACAAGAAAGAGATGCCGCCCGTCATGCTGGTCAACAGCCGCGGCGGCACGGGCTATCACACGACCGACCTTGCCACGATCCTCGACCGGATGGACACGCTGACGCCCGCCCCGGAGCGGATGCTCTATGTGGTGGACCAGCGCCAGGCGCTGCACTTCGAGCAGGTGTTCCGCGCGGCAGACCTCTTGGGCCTGATCGCGGAAGACAGGCTGGAGCATATCGGCTTTGGCACGGTGAACGGGCCGGACGGCAAACCCTTCAAGACGCGCGAAGGCGGCGTGCTGCGACTGGCCGACCTGCAGGCGATGGCGATGGAAGAGGCGGAGAAGAAACTTTCCGCCGCAAACCTGCCCGCCGATATGGGCGCCGAAGAGCGCTTCGACGTGGCGAAGAAGGTGGCCGTCGCAGCGCTGCGCTTCTCGGACCTGATGAACACGCGGACCACGAACTATGTGTTCGACCTCGACCGCTTCACCAGCTTCGAAGGCAAGACCGGGCCTTACCTGATGTACGCCGCCGTGCGGGTGAAATCGGTGCTGCGCAAGGCCGCCGAGAACGGCCATTCCGCAGGCAAGGTGATGGTTAACGCCGACGCCGAACGCGCCCTCGTGCTGCAGCTCGACGGCTTCGGCGCCGCCCTGCTCGGCGCCCGCGAAAAGCGCATGCCGCACATCCTCTGCGAACACCTCTACAGCCTCGCGCAGGCCTTCAGCAGCTTCTACGCGGCGCTTCCGATTGCTGCGGAGACAGACGCCGAGAAACGCGCGAGCCGGCTGGCGCTGGCGGACGCTGTGAGGCACCAGCTGGAGACGGGGCTGGGGCTGCTTGGGATTGATGTGCCGGAACGGATGTAA
- the ispH gene encoding 4-hydroxy-3-methylbut-2-enyl diphosphate reductase — MTQKPALTLRLAAPRGFCAGVDRAIQIVEEALKKWGAPVYVRHEIVHNRHVVERLEALGAIFVEELEECPDDRPVIFSAHGVPKSVPAEAGRRNMIYVDATCPLVSKVHVEAARHHDQAREILLIGHAGHPEVIGTMGQLPDGVVTLIETVEDAAAYQPRDPANLAFLTQTTLSVDDTAEIVGALQARFPGIAMPHKEDICYATTNRQEAVKVLAPGAGLVLVIGARTSSNSVRLVEVALRSGAARAELIAAAENIDWSWFEGVETLGLTAGASAPEDLVQGVIDACRERFDVTVETVKTADETVTFKLPRVLAG, encoded by the coding sequence ATGACCCAGAAACCCGCCCTCACGCTCCGCCTGGCTGCTCCGCGCGGCTTCTGTGCCGGGGTCGACCGCGCCATCCAGATCGTCGAGGAAGCCCTGAAGAAGTGGGGCGCCCCGGTCTATGTGCGCCATGAAATCGTCCACAACCGCCATGTGGTGGAGCGTCTGGAGGCCCTCGGCGCCATCTTCGTGGAGGAGCTGGAAGAATGCCCGGATGACCGCCCGGTCATCTTCTCGGCCCATGGCGTGCCCAAATCCGTGCCGGCCGAGGCCGGCCGCCGCAACATGATCTATGTGGACGCAACCTGCCCCCTGGTCTCCAAGGTGCATGTCGAGGCCGCCCGCCATCATGACCAGGCCCGCGAGATCCTCCTCATCGGCCATGCCGGCCACCCCGAAGTGATCGGCACGATGGGCCAGCTGCCCGATGGCGTCGTCACCCTGATCGAGACGGTGGAAGATGCAGCGGCCTACCAGCCCAGGGACCCCGCCAACCTCGCCTTCCTCACGCAGACGACGCTCAGCGTGGACGACACCGCCGAAATCGTCGGCGCCCTGCAGGCCCGCTTCCCCGGCATCGCCATGCCCCATAAGGAAGACATCTGCTACGCCACCACAAACCGTCAGGAAGCGGTCAAGGTCCTCGCCCCCGGCGCGGGGCTCGTTCTGGTGATTGGTGCGCGGACGAGTTCAAACTCCGTCCGCCTCGTCGAGGTCGCCCTGCGCAGCGGCGCCGCCCGCGCCGAACTCATCGCCGCCGCCGAGAATATCGACTGGTCCTGGTTCGAAGGCGTGGAAACTCTCGGCCTCACCGCCGGCGCCTCCGCCCCCGAAGATCTGGTGCAGGGCGTGATTGATGCGTGCCGGGAACGCTTCGACGTGACGGTTGAGACCGTGAAGACGGCAGACGAAACGGTGACGTTCAAGCTGCCGCGGGTTTTGGCGGGCTAA